One Azoarcus sp. DN11 DNA segment encodes these proteins:
- a CDS encoding response regulator: MQVEKLSPTVFVVDDEESVRHSLKWLLGSIALDVKMYDSPQAFLDGDVSCDYGCLILDVRMQALSGLQLQEMLCERAFKLPIIFLSAYGDAQMGAQAIKRGAIDFLQKPYRNQDLLDAVNAALTQSKEAMGQQSERHKYRSCLESLSLREKEIFDLVVEGNSSKEIARILGISPKTVEAHRGRLMSKLGVRSSGELIQLSMLTNSHCLECKWASRRPN, translated from the coding sequence ATGCAGGTCGAAAAGCTTTCGCCGACGGTATTCGTCGTCGATGATGAAGAGTCGGTCCGTCATTCGTTGAAGTGGTTGCTCGGTTCGATCGCCCTCGACGTGAAAATGTACGATTCGCCCCAGGCGTTTCTCGACGGCGATGTTTCGTGTGACTACGGGTGCCTGATCCTCGACGTGCGGATGCAGGCGCTCAGCGGTCTGCAGCTTCAGGAGATGCTGTGCGAGCGCGCCTTCAAACTGCCGATCATCTTTCTCTCGGCATATGGGGATGCGCAGATGGGCGCGCAGGCCATCAAAAGGGGCGCCATCGACTTTCTGCAGAAACCTTACCGCAACCAGGATCTGCTCGATGCCGTCAATGCGGCCCTGACCCAGAGCAAGGAGGCGATGGGCCAGCAAAGCGAGCGGCACAAGTACCGCAGCTGTCTCGAAAGCCTCTCGCTGAGGGAAAAGGAAATCTTTGATCTCGTCGTTGAGGGAAACAGCAGCAAGGAAATCGCCAGAATCCTGGGAATCAGTCCGAAGACCGTGGAGGCGCACCGCGGGCGGCTGATGAGCAAGCTGGGGGTCCGCTCGTCGGGCGAGCTGATTCAGTTGTCGATGCTCACGAACAGCCACTGCCTCGAGTGCAAATGGGCGTCGCGACGCCCCAACTGA